A portion of the Corynebacterium rouxii genome contains these proteins:
- a CDS encoding cation:proton antiporter subunit C, which yields MILSLSIAVLAAAGTYMVLQRGMLRIVIGMTLISHAVNLIILNTGVPKWRGEAFPSLTDISESSDPVPQAFVLTAIVIAMATTTYMLTLSGLGRSDDTLAEEVADETSPLQTLGRSTTNAEAVEDLEHAAKRAATRQEETH from the coding sequence ATGATTCTTTCTCTTTCTATTGCCGTCCTTGCCGCCGCCGGCACCTACATGGTGTTGCAGCGCGGTATGTTGCGCATCGTGATTGGTATGACACTGATTAGCCATGCCGTGAACTTGATCATTTTGAACACTGGTGTTCCTAAGTGGCGTGGCGAGGCATTCCCTTCCCTTACCGATATCAGCGAATCTTCGGACCCAGTGCCGCAGGCATTCGTGCTGACGGCCATCGTGATCGCTATGGCAACGACCACGTATATGCTCACGCTTTCGGGCTTGGGGCGTTCCGACGATACCCTCGCAGAGGAAGTCGCCGACGAAACCTCACCGCTACAGACTCTCGGCCGCTCGACGACGAATGCCGAGGCTGTGGAGGATCTGGAGCATGCTGCTAAGCGGGCTGCAACCCGCCAGGAGGAGACGCACTAA
- a CDS encoding MFS transporter — protein MFAWLQAPGPAAPLSAEQVDRTYPRMRLQVFMGIFLGYAGFYLIRNNISAIAPLLIDENGAIDKPAIGIIGNAVLVSYGLSKFFSAMVSDRSNARYFLPLGLALSALMNLVVAFVPWVSASVGVFATVMFLNGWFQGMGYPPCGRIVVQWFSTSERGWKGSLWNTSHNLGAFGLPVLVGIGLSMTGQNWRAAYWLPALVALIVALVAFLLIRDNPQSVGLPPIDDYRNDPAKVAEDTGEKISTKDLVFKHILHSRIIMLLAIANVFVYALRYGVLHWITTYLSEQHHMSIGSGLVGFAAFELAGFIGTVLCGWLSDNVFKGNRSAAISLFTLGAGLSIAAYWLAPVGTPFWLMVIFVAFIGGFIYGPVGLIGLQALDLSPRNVAGTAAGFTGLFGYLLGATLASTGVGFLVKFAGWNVTFIVFLVFTVLILVIFQVIWREEKKLMQERALKLEQGV, from the coding sequence ATGTTTGCTTGGTTGCAAGCCCCCGGCCCTGCTGCCCCGCTGTCGGCGGAGCAGGTGGATCGCACCTACCCACGGATGCGCCTGCAGGTGTTCATGGGTATTTTCTTGGGCTATGCGGGTTTTTATTTGATTCGTAATAATATTTCGGCGATTGCCCCGCTGCTTATTGACGAAAACGGTGCGATTGATAAGCCGGCAATCGGCATCATCGGTAACGCTGTGTTGGTCAGCTATGGCCTGTCTAAGTTCTTCAGTGCCATGGTGTCGGATCGTTCTAATGCTCGCTATTTCTTGCCGCTGGGATTGGCCCTGTCGGCGCTGATGAACCTGGTGGTTGCGTTTGTGCCGTGGGTTTCGGCCAGCGTGGGCGTGTTCGCTACGGTGATGTTCCTTAATGGTTGGTTCCAGGGCATGGGTTACCCTCCTTGTGGCCGTATTGTGGTGCAGTGGTTCTCTACTAGTGAACGCGGTTGGAAGGGTTCACTGTGGAACACTTCTCACAACTTGGGTGCTTTTGGTTTGCCGGTGTTAGTCGGTATTGGTTTGAGTATGACGGGTCAGAACTGGCGTGCTGCTTATTGGCTTCCTGCGTTAGTTGCATTGATTGTTGCTTTGGTTGCGTTTTTGCTTATTCGCGATAATCCTCAGTCTGTCGGTTTGCCGCCTATCGACGACTACCGCAACGATCCCGCGAAGGTTGCGGAGGATACGGGCGAAAAGATTTCGACGAAGGATTTGGTATTCAAGCATATTTTGCACAGCCGCATCATTATGTTGTTGGCCATTGCGAATGTTTTTGTTTATGCCTTGCGTTATGGTGTTTTACACTGGATTACCACGTACTTGTCTGAGCAGCACCATATGAGCATCGGTAGCGGTCTGGTTGGTTTCGCCGCTTTCGAGTTGGCTGGCTTTATTGGTACGGTTCTGTGCGGCTGGCTGTCCGACAATGTGTTTAAGGGCAATCGTTCTGCTGCTATTTCGTTGTTCACCTTGGGCGCTGGTTTGTCTATCGCCGCATACTGGTTGGCTCCTGTGGGTACACCGTTCTGGTTGATGGTTATCTTCGTTGCCTTTATTGGTGGCTTTATCTATGGCCCTGTTGGCTTGATCGGTTTGCAGGCTTTGGATCTTTCGCCTCGTAATGTGGCTGGTACCGCTGCTGGTTTCACGGGCTTGTTCGGTTACCTGCTGGGTGCAACCTTGGCTTCGACTGGTGTGGGCTTCTTGGTTAAGTTCGCTGGTTGGAATGTCACGTTCATTGTGTTCTTGGTCTTTACGGTTTTGATTCTGGTTATTTTCCAGGTGATCTGGCGTGAGGAGAAGAAGTTGATGCAGGAGCGTGCTTTGAAGCTTGAGCAGGGTGTTTAG
- a CDS encoding response regulator transcription factor: MHRLRVLVVDDEPQMVQIISYALELEGWEVLSASSAQRGWQLLNEYRCDLVILDVMLPDASGYALCERIRAAGHVAATPVIMLTALGDTDNRVEGLEAGADDYVAKPFSPKELVLRAQAVVRRSGGVVQPELREIVVGEVSVNPATHAVVIGGRRVDTTATEGKLLQALVSHPNEVVSVKRLLNEVWDTTATQGGRNMVKSTAYRLRKKLENAGLPADSILAVRGQGYVFQYE; the protein is encoded by the coding sequence ATGCATAGGCTTCGTGTTCTTGTTGTTGATGATGAGCCGCAGATGGTTCAGATTATTTCTTATGCCTTGGAGTTGGAGGGCTGGGAGGTGCTGTCGGCTTCCTCAGCGCAGCGGGGGTGGCAGTTACTCAACGAGTATCGGTGTGATTTGGTGATTTTGGATGTGATGCTTCCTGACGCTTCGGGGTATGCGTTGTGCGAGCGGATTCGTGCTGCTGGACATGTTGCTGCGACTCCGGTGATTATGTTGACTGCGCTTGGTGATACGGATAATCGGGTGGAGGGGCTTGAGGCGGGCGCGGATGATTATGTGGCTAAGCCGTTTTCGCCGAAGGAGTTGGTGTTGCGGGCGCAGGCGGTGGTGCGTCGTAGTGGTGGGGTTGTGCAGCCGGAGTTGCGGGAGATTGTTGTGGGTGAGGTGTCGGTGAATCCGGCGACGCATGCGGTGGTGATTGGTGGCCGTAGGGTGGATACGACTGCTACGGAGGGGAAGCTGTTGCAGGCGTTGGTTTCACACCCGAATGAGGTGGTTAGTGTGAAGCGTTTGTTGAATGAGGTGTGGGATACGACGGCGACTCAGGGTGGCCGAAATATGGTGAAGTCGACGGCGTATCGCTTGCGCAAGAAGTTAGAAAATGCGGGGTTACCTGCTGATTCTATCCTTGCGGTGCGGGGTCAGGGGTACGTCTTTCAGTACGAGTGA
- a CDS encoding ABC transporter ATP-binding protein — protein MALIHIQGLSVTSRGARLLDDVSLEADPGELIVVLGRSGAGKSTLLRALAGLIPAQGVVEVDGESLAGRPPHQRPIAMMMDQPSLFPHMTVEDNIRFAGDAGAHVAMLSLGIDHLALRYPHQLSTGQQQKVALARALIKQPTLMFFDEPLAHVDTYSSEQLKSQILRTHRRLGCTTFYVTHDINEAFSIADRIIFLSHGRIVQDASPQDMREQPACLDIARHLGASIFVPTTGTVVHSPFGTATATVTALDTRMEVEAHPDLRSGDAMVMVGYPTSATATPTGQQARHLMGATGQVIRNIYMGDHHEVAIETTRGRIVLHCSPDDELAFAALGDEVLIHCDPEKMWVLPATS, from the coding sequence ATGGCGTTAATACATATTCAGGGTCTTAGTGTGACCAGTCGTGGGGCGCGCCTTTTGGACGATGTCTCTTTGGAGGCGGATCCTGGCGAACTCATTGTAGTTCTTGGGCGTTCTGGGGCCGGTAAGTCGACGTTGTTGCGGGCGTTGGCTGGTTTGATCCCTGCACAAGGTGTTGTGGAGGTCGATGGCGAGTCGTTGGCGGGCCGTCCGCCACATCAGCGCCCGATTGCGATGATGATGGATCAGCCGTCGTTGTTTCCGCATATGACGGTGGAGGATAATATCCGGTTTGCGGGGGATGCTGGTGCGCATGTGGCCATGTTGAGCCTTGGCATTGATCATTTGGCGTTGCGATATCCGCATCAGTTGTCGACTGGTCAGCAGCAGAAAGTTGCTCTTGCTCGCGCGTTGATTAAGCAGCCAACCTTGATGTTTTTCGATGAGCCGCTGGCCCATGTGGATACGTATTCTTCTGAGCAGTTAAAGAGCCAGATTTTACGGACGCATCGCCGGCTGGGGTGCACCACGTTTTATGTCACCCATGACATTAACGAGGCGTTTTCTATTGCCGATCGGATTATTTTTCTTTCCCATGGGCGGATTGTTCAGGATGCTTCGCCTCAGGATATGCGGGAGCAGCCTGCGTGTTTGGATATTGCGCGCCACCTTGGGGCTTCGATTTTTGTGCCCACGACCGGCACTGTTGTCCACTCCCCTTTCGGCACCGCTACTGCTACGGTGACCGCTTTGGACACGCGCATGGAGGTCGAGGCGCACCCAGATCTACGTTCTGGCGACGCGATGGTGATGGTGGGCTATCCCACGAGCGCCACGGCCACCCCGACTGGCCAGCAGGCCCGCCATTTGATGGGTGCTACGGGGCAGGTGATCCGCAACATTTATATGGGGGATCATCACGAGGTGGCTATCGAGACGACTCGGGGTCGCATTGTGTTGCATTGTTCGCCTGACGACGAGCTTGCCTTCGCCGCGCTTGGCGACGAAGTCCTCATCCACTGCGACCCCGAGAAAATGTGGGTGCTGCCTGCTACTTCTTAG
- a CDS encoding monovalent cation/H+ antiporter subunit E, producing MHAPLYVLWLIGQIFVATGVLIKDMLHGYKSMEPCVVYYPLRVTKEWQITALAASITITPGTMSIGLREDGTLLVHAVYGHNPADVLADIATMEEHLAPSVKDIPHKVANVRIEHPAHLAIRKEQ from the coding sequence ATGCATGCTCCATTATATGTTTTGTGGCTGATTGGCCAGATCTTCGTGGCCACTGGTGTGCTGATTAAAGACATGCTCCATGGTTACAAGAGCATGGAGCCGTGTGTGGTGTATTACCCGCTGCGGGTGACCAAGGAGTGGCAGATCACGGCGCTGGCGGCGTCGATCACGATTACGCCTGGCACGATGTCGATTGGTTTGCGTGAAGACGGCACCTTGTTGGTACATGCGGTGTATGGCCATAATCCTGCGGATGTGTTGGCGGATATCGCCACGATGGAGGAGCATTTGGCACCTTCGGTCAAGGACATTCCTCATAAGGTGGCCAATGTTCGCATTGAGCACCCTGCGCATCTTGCTATTCGGAAGGAGCAGTAA
- a CDS encoding ABC transporter substrate-binding protein yields MLSKWLRLLAVCAVAMVSVATVYRTLFPARTAVTIMCSNDVTVCEQWKRDIARELGLNVRYVSLPTQEALRRLRTGSHEFDVWVGGPSENYRLAARLGLLQAVDLSAAGAIPGPFKDPQNRWFGVYASVLSVCSDRDALAKLGVPVPRTWSDLMRPELRGWVSAPSPVSSGTGYAMLLSMQAAGLSQDEIAAIVGNVDRFTRSGNAPSDVVAHGEAAVAISYEPYCQNKTTRSGRDVEISYPAEGTSFEIASGGVVAQGHNKSAAYEVMNWLLSPSGQTSARRVGLPQIPTSDLVVGNISTRLKDSHGIVAVDPAIADSERDRWMSWFSEQRA; encoded by the coding sequence GTGTTATCAAAATGGTTACGGTTGCTTGCTGTCTGCGCTGTGGCGATGGTGTCGGTGGCTACGGTGTATCGGACGTTGTTTCCAGCTCGAACTGCTGTGACTATCATGTGTTCGAATGATGTGACGGTGTGTGAGCAGTGGAAGCGTGATATTGCTCGTGAGTTGGGGCTAAATGTTCGTTATGTGAGTTTGCCTACACAGGAGGCGTTGAGGCGGCTGCGTACGGGCTCACATGAGTTTGATGTGTGGGTTGGGGGGCCTTCGGAGAATTATCGACTGGCTGCACGATTGGGGTTGTTGCAGGCGGTGGATTTGTCGGCGGCGGGTGCAATTCCGGGGCCGTTTAAGGATCCGCAGAATCGGTGGTTTGGGGTGTATGCGTCGGTATTGAGTGTGTGTAGTGATCGTGATGCATTGGCAAAGTTGGGGGTGCCGGTTCCGCGTACGTGGTCGGATCTGATGCGTCCTGAGTTGCGGGGTTGGGTGTCGGCTCCGTCGCCGGTGTCGTCTGGTACGGGGTACGCGATGTTGTTGAGTATGCAGGCGGCGGGGTTGTCGCAGGATGAGATTGCGGCGATTGTAGGGAATGTGGATCGTTTTACACGTTCAGGTAATGCGCCGAGTGATGTGGTGGCACATGGCGAGGCTGCGGTGGCGATTTCCTATGAGCCGTATTGCCAGAATAAGACGACGCGTTCTGGTCGTGATGTGGAGATTTCTTATCCTGCGGAGGGTACATCGTTTGAGATTGCTTCTGGCGGTGTGGTGGCGCAGGGTCATAATAAGTCGGCGGCGTATGAGGTGATGAATTGGCTATTGTCGCCGTCGGGGCAGACGTCGGCGCGGCGGGTGGGGTTGCCACAGATCCCCACAAGCGATTTGGTTGTGGGCAATATTTCTACACGTTTGAAGGATTCGCACGGCATTGTTGCGGTGGATCCGGCGATTGCCGATTCTGAGCGCGATCGGTGGATGAGTTGGTTTTCGGAGCAACGGGCATGA
- a CDS encoding sensor histidine kinase produces MFAALVLTACGSACAASLVTAVVIRRHVRGQGAAITDEQILAHEIRTPLSLIKGAAELLGQEADPQKCERLVATIGANSTRAIEVAESFLLQAKLNSGSVKLQVSQCDVRGLVRSTAQELRAMSEVPIVVDDPGDPLMIDGDAQLLRHALWNVLNNAARYAGSDSDIVVGVEESATGVIVTVADYGPGMTSRQRRDMFVPFAQFSQAQSTTAVPSGAGLGMAITQKIVQLHRGSVLVDSIADHGTSVLITLPRTYYA; encoded by the coding sequence ATGTTTGCTGCTCTGGTTCTCACAGCGTGTGGGTCGGCGTGCGCTGCGTCGTTGGTTACGGCTGTGGTGATACGCCGGCATGTTCGTGGTCAGGGGGCAGCGATAACGGATGAGCAGATTTTGGCTCATGAGATCCGCACTCCGTTGTCGCTGATTAAAGGGGCGGCAGAGTTGTTGGGCCAAGAGGCTGATCCGCAAAAGTGTGAGAGGCTTGTGGCTACTATTGGGGCAAATTCAACGCGTGCGATTGAGGTTGCGGAATCGTTTTTGTTGCAGGCGAAGCTTAATAGCGGCTCGGTGAAGTTGCAGGTGTCGCAGTGCGATGTGCGGGGGCTGGTGCGTAGTACTGCGCAGGAGCTGCGGGCCATGAGCGAGGTACCGATTGTGGTGGATGATCCTGGTGATCCGTTGATGATTGATGGAGATGCGCAGTTGTTGCGGCATGCGTTGTGGAATGTGCTGAATAATGCTGCGCGTTATGCGGGCTCGGATAGCGACATTGTTGTGGGGGTTGAGGAGAGCGCTACTGGGGTGATTGTGACGGTGGCGGATTATGGCCCGGGGATGACGTCGCGTCAGCGTCGGGATATGTTTGTACCCTTTGCCCAGTTCAGCCAGGCTCAGAGCACAACTGCTGTTCCTTCTGGTGCGGGGTTGGGGATGGCGATCACACAGAAGATTGTGCAGTTGCATCGGGGTTCGGTGTTGGTGGATTCTATTGCGGATCATGGCACGTCGGTGTTGATTACTCTTCCTAGGACTTACTATGCATAG
- a CDS encoding Na+/H+ antiporter subunit G codes for MLYDSIASVLIIIAGLLFVVSATALWHAPDALTRANLLGPATSVALPLIVIATLVHDIGAGSFEINHLVRAIVAIVALWVVLAVASFVMGRALHEVSQEP; via the coding sequence ATGTTGTACGACTCCATTGCCTCTGTCTTGATCATCATCGCAGGACTGTTGTTCGTGGTCAGCGCTACTGCCCTGTGGCATGCTCCTGATGCGTTGACGAGAGCGAATCTGCTCGGACCTGCGACGAGTGTAGCGCTTCCTCTAATCGTGATTGCTACTTTGGTGCACGATATTGGTGCTGGCAGCTTTGAGATCAACCACTTGGTGCGTGCGATCGTAGCGATCGTAGCGTTGTGGGTGGTGCTGGCGGTTGCCAGCTTTGTGATGGGCCGTGCGCTGCATGAGGTTTCTCAGGAGCCGTAG
- a CDS encoding monovalent cation/H+ antiporter subunit D family protein yields the protein MDYVLPLFVGLPLLTVALTVMAPWRVVRDSFAVVVPVLTGLAGAWLFAYTATHGTIAHSIGLYVGGVAIPFVADQFSAIMIVTTSIVAFASNWFAVAVGETRARFYAPLSLMLLTGVMGALLTADLFNFFVFIEVMLLPSYGLMAMTGTWARLSAGRTFVLVNLATSTILVMAVSVLYGTVGAVNIAALAGAARGNGPVSVVMGIVVIALIVKAGVFPVHTWLPRSYPATSASVMGLFSGLHTKVAVYMLFRIYVVIFDLEQRWIWLITVICILSMMVGAFAGLAENSMRRVLAYQMVNGMPFILVMLAFTSGNEQAALAAGIFYALHHMITVGSLILSVGAIEETYGTDLLSKLTGIARRDPWVAAVFVVGAFSVVGFPPFSGLWGKVFIVVGVAHQATWQAWLVIAVIVIASFGAFLSMLRLWREVFWGAVMNRERVPESMRVPWHRLAPAAVLAVTSLAMFVFAGPLVGATRAAADGLLNVPAYTQAVLGDNPIGLATDLQGGK from the coding sequence ATGGATTATGTACTTCCACTTTTTGTGGGCCTCCCACTGCTCACAGTAGCGCTCACCGTGATGGCTCCGTGGCGCGTTGTACGTGACAGCTTCGCCGTTGTGGTGCCGGTACTAACAGGTCTTGCAGGTGCGTGGTTGTTTGCTTACACCGCGACACATGGCACCATTGCGCACTCGATTGGTTTGTACGTCGGTGGTGTGGCTATCCCGTTTGTTGCTGACCAATTCAGTGCCATCATGATCGTGACTACTTCGATCGTGGCATTTGCTTCCAACTGGTTCGCGGTGGCTGTGGGCGAGACTCGTGCTCGCTTCTATGCTCCGCTGTCGCTGATGCTGCTGACCGGTGTGATGGGCGCTTTGCTCACCGCTGATTTATTTAACTTCTTTGTGTTCATTGAGGTCATGCTGTTGCCTTCTTATGGCTTAATGGCTATGACGGGCACGTGGGCACGTTTGTCGGCTGGACGGACGTTCGTGCTGGTCAACTTGGCTACGTCGACAATTCTGGTCATGGCGGTGTCGGTGCTGTATGGCACTGTGGGTGCTGTCAACATTGCGGCGCTTGCGGGGGCAGCTCGCGGCAATGGTCCGGTGTCTGTGGTGATGGGCATTGTGGTCATCGCGCTGATCGTCAAAGCCGGTGTGTTCCCTGTTCACACGTGGTTGCCACGTTCGTACCCGGCGACGTCAGCAAGCGTGATGGGGCTGTTCTCTGGCCTGCACACCAAGGTGGCCGTGTACATGCTGTTCCGCATCTACGTGGTGATTTTCGACCTCGAGCAGCGCTGGATCTGGCTGATCACCGTGATCTGCATTTTGTCTATGATGGTGGGCGCTTTTGCTGGTTTGGCTGAAAACTCGATGCGTCGCGTTCTGGCCTACCAGATGGTCAATGGCATGCCGTTCATCTTGGTCATGCTGGCGTTTACCTCCGGCAACGAACAGGCTGCCTTGGCTGCCGGCATCTTCTACGCCCTGCACCACATGATTACTGTTGGTTCGTTGATCTTGAGTGTCGGCGCTATCGAAGAAACCTACGGCACTGACCTCCTCTCCAAACTCACCGGCATTGCCCGGCGCGACCCCTGGGTTGCTGCTGTGTTCGTGGTCGGCGCGTTCTCCGTGGTTGGTTTCCCACCATTTTCTGGTCTCTGGGGCAAAGTGTTCATCGTGGTCGGCGTGGCTCATCAGGCTACGTGGCAGGCCTGGTTGGTAATCGCCGTGATTGTGATTGCGAGCTTTGGTGCGTTCTTGTCCATGCTGCGGTTGTGGCGTGAGGTGTTCTGGGGCGCAGTGATGAACCGTGAGCGTGTCCCGGAGTCGATGCGGGTGCCGTGGCATCGCTTGGCTCCTGCGGCGGTGCTAGCGGTTACGTCGTTAGCTATGTTCGTGTTCGCGGGTCCTTTGGTGGGCGCTACGCGTGCGGCTGCTGACGGTTTGCTGAATGTTCCGGCTTACACCCAGGCGGTCTTGGGGGATAACCCTATTGGCCTTGCCACTGATCTTCAGGGAGGCAAATAA
- a CDS encoding ABC transporter permease subunit, which translates to MRTGLWIFSVVAIAAVAVGIPYAMLLKAAGSGTTSVAPIILSSAIALCATFLAVGIGTVGALAAAQFSRTAVLLLDVILLFQLTIPHFVIGAGWKTIMGRTGIHLCSQCNFSGLGPLLFTFTVAFTPLAYFVQRTALRSVPPDEVDAARVAGLHGWALFRAVYQPRLVLFAPALAVFIFSAALSDPVTPNVMAPRASLAATRVWFQGDQAGTALALTLPVAGAVVVAGLVYARLLRSNPALVELFHFAGDSSGQPHRAVGTQVRAPQAVLCLLGAVAGLFVLVAAYRGFVHGSETPMGNAVVNTVGLAFLMLLCSLLLSAVALGARRSCGLRWGWMGRRSIDAVFALLALSPGAAIGCGLQIASNHPGVHGPWASLSLVLLACLPSSLAMTYFLMVYIGPLMSRSEYMVSLLQGVGPLRAVASIVLPRSTNVVILGFLMVFSNASVLAVPLLWVSSPDTPLLMLRLFTLLDAANYPAALYISMTVSLFIVSLAGAIVVSINGVGLAAFARKQVAPWR; encoded by the coding sequence ATGAGAACTGGGTTGTGGATTTTTTCAGTGGTGGCGATCGCCGCGGTGGCGGTGGGCATTCCTTATGCCATGTTGTTAAAAGCGGCAGGGTCGGGCACTACGTCGGTCGCACCGATCATCCTCAGCAGCGCCATTGCATTGTGTGCAACTTTTTTGGCGGTAGGCATTGGCACGGTGGGCGCGTTGGCAGCAGCGCAGTTTTCTCGTACTGCGGTGTTGCTTCTCGACGTCATCCTGTTGTTCCAGCTCACCATTCCGCATTTTGTTATCGGCGCTGGTTGGAAAACAATCATGGGCCGCACGGGCATTCACCTGTGCTCGCAGTGTAATTTTTCGGGCCTTGGGCCATTGTTGTTCACGTTCACGGTGGCGTTTACCCCGTTGGCGTATTTTGTGCAGCGTACGGCGTTGCGCTCGGTGCCACCTGACGAGGTGGATGCGGCTCGGGTGGCGGGTCTTCACGGATGGGCGCTGTTTCGCGCGGTGTATCAGCCGCGGTTGGTGTTGTTTGCCCCTGCGCTTGCTGTGTTTATTTTTAGTGCGGCGTTGTCGGATCCGGTAACGCCGAATGTGATGGCTCCGCGGGCGTCGTTAGCGGCAACACGGGTGTGGTTCCAAGGCGATCAGGCGGGGACTGCGCTGGCGCTTACGTTGCCGGTGGCTGGTGCGGTGGTCGTTGCGGGGCTGGTGTATGCACGGCTGTTGCGCAGTAATCCGGCATTGGTGGAGTTGTTTCATTTTGCTGGCGATTCTTCCGGCCAGCCACATCGTGCGGTGGGTACGCAGGTGCGTGCCCCGCAGGCGGTGTTGTGCCTCTTGGGTGCAGTTGCGGGATTATTTGTGCTGGTGGCGGCCTATCGTGGGTTTGTACATGGTTCTGAGACGCCAATGGGTAATGCGGTGGTCAATACGGTGGGGTTGGCGTTTTTGATGTTGTTGTGTTCGTTGTTGTTGTCGGCGGTTGCGTTGGGGGCGCGGCGTTCGTGTGGCCTGCGGTGGGGGTGGATGGGTCGTCGTAGTATCGATGCGGTGTTTGCATTGTTGGCGTTGTCGCCGGGGGCCGCGATTGGTTGTGGTTTGCAGATTGCGTCGAATCATCCGGGGGTGCATGGGCCGTGGGCGTCGTTAAGTTTGGTGTTGTTGGCATGTCTGCCGAGCTCGCTGGCTATGACGTATTTTTTGATGGTTTATATCGGTCCACTGATGTCGCGTTCGGAGTATATGGTGTCGTTGTTGCAGGGTGTTGGCCCGTTGCGGGCGGTGGCGTCGATTGTGTTGCCGCGTTCGACGAATGTGGTGATTTTGGGCTTTTTGATGGTGTTTTCTAATGCGTCGGTACTAGCGGTGCCGTTGTTGTGGGTGAGTTCGCCGGATACCCCCCTTCTGATGTTGCGGCTTTTCACACTTCTCGACGCAGCCAATTACCCGGCGGCGCTGTACATCAGCATGACTGTATCTCTTTTTATCGTGTCCCTTGCTGGGGCAATCGTTGTGAGTATTAATGGCGTGGGCTTGGCTGCCTTCGCTAGGAAACAGGTGGCACCATGGCGTTAA